From Oncorhynchus gorbuscha isolate QuinsamMale2020 ecotype Even-year unplaced genomic scaffold, OgorEven_v1.0 Un_scaffold_12123, whole genome shotgun sequence:
ACACCCCCTAGTTCCTACTCTCCGTCCACACCCTCTAGTCCCCTCTTTCCGCCCCCACCCTACCCCCTAAAGAGTACCCTCTCTTTCCGTCCCCAACCCCCTAGTCCCCTATCTCCGCCCCCACACCTAGTCCACTCTCATTCCACCCGCACCCCCTAAAGAGTACCCTCTTTCCGCCCCAACCCCCTAGTCCCCTATCTCTGCCCCCACCCCTAGTCCACTCTCATTACACCCCCACCCCCTAAAGAGTACCCTCTCTCGGCACCCACCCCCTAAAGagtactctctctcttcccccacccccTAAAGAGTCCCCACACTCTGCCCTACCCCCTAAAGAGTCCCCACACTCTGCCCTACCCCTAAAGAGTCCCCACACTCTGCCCTACCCCCTAAAGAGTCCCCACACTCTGCCCTACCCCCTAAAGAGTCCGCACACTCTGCCCCTACCCCCTAAAGAGTCCCCACACTCTGCCCCACCCCCTAAAGAGTCCCCACACTCTGCCCCACCCCTAAAGAGTCCCAACACTCTGCCCTACCCCCTAAAGAGTCCCCACACTCTGCCCCCACCCCCTAAAGAGTCCCCACACTCTGCCCTACCCCTTAAAGAGTCCCCACACTCTGCCCTACCCCCTAAAGAGTCCCCACACTCTGCCCTACCCCCTAAAGAGTCCCCACACTCTGCCCTACCCCTAAAGAGTCCCCACTCTGCCCTACCCCCTAAAGAGTCCCCACACTCTGCCCCCACCCCCTAAAGAGTCCCCACACTCTGCCCCCACCCCCTAAAGAGTCCCCACACTCTGCCCCCACCCCCTAAAGAGTCCCCACACTCTGCCCTACCCCCTAAAGAGTCCCCACACTCTGCCCCACCCCCTAAAGAGTCCCCACACTCTGCCCCACCCCTAAAGAGTCCCAACACTCTGCCCTACCCCCTAAAGAGTCCCCACACTCTGCCCCCACCCCCTAAAGAGTCCCCACACTCTGCCCTACCCCCTAAAGAGTCCCCACACTCTGCCCTACCCCCTAAAGAGTCCCCACACTCTGCCCTACCCCCTAAAGAGTCCCCACTCTGCCCTACCCCCTAAAGAGTCCCCACACTCTGCCCTACCCCCTAAAGAGTCCCCACACTCTGCCCTACCCCCTAAAGAGTCCCCACACTCTGCCCTACCCCCTAAAGAGTCCCCACACTCTGCCCTACCCCCTAAAGAGTCCCCACACTCTGCCCCACCCCCTAAAGAGTCCCCACACTCTGCCCTACCCCCTAAAGAGTCCCCACACTCTGCCCTACCCCCTAAAGAGTCCCCACACTCTGCCCTACCCCCTAAAGAGTCCCCACACTCTGCCCTACCCCAACCCCTGAAGCACCATCTTGGCATCCAGTCACGGTTTCCATGAAAACCTTACAGAGGGGCTACGACCGCCCCAGCTTTGGAAAGTAACAATGAcagacactgaacaaaacaaacagCGACACGATTTACGCCGTCGGGGCAATTAAAAGAGAGGGTAATTAAAATggagacaacagagaggggcTTGTTCTAGTGGGGTGTATAGAATGGAACAACTTGGGGGTCTGGGAACGCAGAGAGCTCAGTATCCCTCCAAAAGCCTTTCTTTCCATCACTTCAGAATTTGATTCACCAAGTACATTTacacatactcagaatgttacctggtgatatggtgctgctagtgatagacaacatactcagagtgttacctggtgatatagtgctgttagacaacatactcagaatgttacctgagatctgtatgtaaaacatttacatttgacatttttgtcatttagcaggtgctcatcctgtcagtcagtctggtggTGCTGGTCctaatttttatatttttttatttcacctttatttaaccaggtaggctagttgagaacaagttctcatttgcaactgcgacctggccaagataaagcatagcagtgtgaacagacaacacatagttacacatggaataaacaattaacaagtcaataacacagtagaaaaaatgggcagtctatatacaatgggcagtctatatacaatgtgtgcaaaaggcacagtaaagacatcctgtcagtcagtctggtggTGCTGGCCCTAACAGTAAagacatcctgtcagtcagtctggtggTGCTGGCCCTAACAGTAAagacatcctgtcagtcagtctggtggTGCTGGCCCTAACAGTAAagacatcctgtcagtcagtctggtggtgctggtcctacctgtcagtcagtcaggtggtGCTGGTCCTAACAGTAAagacatcctgtcagtcagtctggtggTGCTGGCCCTAACAGTAAAGACATCCTGTCAGCCAGTCTGGTGGTGCTGGTCctatctgtcagtcagtctggtggTGCTGGTCCTAACAGTAAagacatcctgtcagtcagtctggtggTGCTGGCCCTAACAGTAAagacatcctgtcagtcagtctggtggTGCTGGCCCTAACAGTAAagacatcctgtcagtcagtctggtggTGCTGGCCCTAACAGTAAagacatcctgtcagtcagtctggtggtgctggtcctacctgtcagtcagtcaggtggtGCTGGTCCTAACAGTAAagacatcctgtcagtcagtCGGGTGGTGCTGGCCCTAACAGTAAagacatcctgtcagtcagtCGGG
This genomic window contains:
- the LOC124030493 gene encoding early nodulin-75-like, whose protein sequence is SPHSALPPKESPHSALPLKSPHTLPYPLKSPHTLPYPLKSPHTLPLPPKESPHSAPPPKESPHSAPPLKSPNTLPYPLKSPHTLPPPPKESPHSALPLKESPHSALPPKESPHSALPPKEVPTLCPHPLKSPHTLPPPPKESPHSALPPKESPHSAPPPKESPHSAPPLKSPNTLPYPLKSPHTLPPPPKESPHSALPPKEVPTLPYPLKSPHTLPYPLKSPHTLPYPLKSPHTLPYPLKSPHTLPYPLKSPHTLPHPLKSPHTLPYPLKSPHTLPYPLKSPHTLPYPLKSPHTLPYPNP